From a single Polynucleobacter asymbioticus QLW-P1DMWA-1 genomic region:
- a CDS encoding TIGR03643 family protein yields MPKFSPKTLSASDISRLIEMAWEDRTPFDAIEKSFGLSEPQVIQLMRHELKRGSFELWRKRVTGRATKHVALRSKLVDRAYCPTQYKNK; encoded by the coding sequence GTGCCAAAATTCTCACCCAAAACACTCTCTGCTTCAGATATCTCGCGCTTAATAGAAATGGCCTGGGAGGATCGCACCCCATTTGATGCGATAGAGAAGTCTTTTGGATTATCTGAGCCTCAAGTGATTCAATTAATGCGCCATGAGCTCAAGAGAGGTTCATTTGAACTCTGGCGTAAGCGGGTTACTGGAAGAGCAACTAAGCATGTAGCCTTACGCAGTAAGTTAGTAGATCGCGCTTACTGCCCAACCCAATATAAAAATAAATGA
- a CDS encoding HNH endonuclease signature motif containing protein codes for MSQKSLVLICPICDRLIPESQKDAHHLVPKSKGGKITEYLHRICHCQIHALFTETELAVQLNTAAALQEHPEMQRFIQWIKTKPNDFYEKSRKSARLKES; via the coding sequence TTGAGCCAGAAATCATTGGTATTAATCTGTCCTATTTGCGATCGCCTGATTCCAGAATCCCAAAAGGATGCTCATCATCTGGTACCCAAATCAAAGGGCGGGAAAATAACTGAATATCTCCACCGTATCTGTCATTGTCAGATTCATGCTCTCTTTACTGAAACTGAGTTAGCTGTGCAATTGAATACTGCAGCAGCCCTTCAGGAACACCCAGAAATGCAGCGATTTATTCAGTGGATTAAAACAAAGCCAAATGACTTTTATGAAAAGTCGAGAAAGAGTGCTCGCTTAAAAGAAAGTTAA
- a CDS encoding cupin domain-containing protein, which produces MRCIRLWTDAEGISRFEEGRIALKDGGTVNFLSDKFSTKSISFAETKAGESLQWHNAPAKQFVITLRGTLDFWNKVDEHVVITPGDILLAEDVTGPGHSWKLIGDDPWRRAYVILETDGDLAFIKN; this is translated from the coding sequence ATGCGTTGTATTCGCTTGTGGACTGATGCGGAAGGCATCTCACGTTTTGAAGAAGGTCGTATTGCTCTTAAAGATGGCGGTACAGTCAATTTTCTTTCAGACAAATTTTCAACCAAGAGTATTTCGTTTGCTGAGACAAAAGCGGGAGAGTCTTTGCAATGGCACAATGCGCCAGCGAAACAATTCGTGATTACTTTACGTGGCACCCTAGATTTTTGGAATAAGGTGGATGAGCACGTTGTTATCACGCCGGGCGATATTTTATTGGCTGAAGATGTTACTGGCCCGGGACATTCTTGGAAATTGATTGGCGACGATCCTTGGCGACGCGCGTATGTCATTTTAGAAACTGATGGCGATCTTGCCTTCATCAAAAATTAA
- a CDS encoding cytochrome ubiquinol oxidase subunit I produces MMEFFDAVMLARMQFAFTVGFHIIFPAFSIGLASYLALLNGLHLYSQKNVYLDLFNYWIKIFAVAFVMGVVSGLVMSYEFGTNWSVFSFKAGPIIGPLMGYEVMTAFFLEAGFLGVMLFGRERVGPKIHFFATLMVAIGTFISAFWILSVNSWMQTPAGYSINAAGQFVPEDWIKIIFNPSFVYRLVHMVFAAYISTALVIASVGALHLLRLNKSAVGSAAGTFTQGSRQAVCLMFSMALWILAILVPMQMEAGDQHGLNTFKYQPKKIAAIEGHYEDAKPAGLMIFGIPDDKNRKMDYALEIPYLGSIILTHSLDGEILGMDTWPRDETPPMALPFFAFRIMVGLGVMMFILGMWSLWLRHKKTLYEKTWFLKYALVMGPAGFIAVLSGWVVTEVGRQPYTVYNLLHTTQSHSLLNAATVGTTLVAFITVYFVLFGIGVYYILRLMNQGPAGSELASTPVTQSKNAVYGSYLQNVGKGDSHES; encoded by the coding sequence ATGATGGAATTTTTTGATGCAGTCATGCTTGCACGCATGCAATTTGCATTTACCGTGGGATTCCATATTATTTTTCCTGCATTTTCAATCGGACTAGCAAGCTATCTCGCACTTTTGAATGGGCTGCACCTCTATTCCCAAAAGAATGTCTACCTAGATCTTTTTAATTACTGGATCAAGATATTCGCAGTTGCCTTTGTGATGGGGGTGGTTTCAGGCTTGGTCATGAGTTATGAATTTGGCACCAACTGGAGTGTGTTTTCATTTAAGGCTGGACCTATCATTGGCCCTCTAATGGGATATGAAGTGATGACAGCCTTCTTTTTAGAGGCTGGATTTTTAGGGGTAATGCTTTTTGGTAGAGAGCGCGTTGGCCCTAAGATTCATTTCTTTGCAACCTTAATGGTGGCAATTGGTACATTTATTTCGGCGTTTTGGATTCTTTCGGTCAATAGCTGGATGCAAACGCCAGCAGGTTACTCAATCAATGCGGCTGGTCAATTTGTTCCCGAGGACTGGATCAAAATCATTTTCAATCCGTCTTTTGTGTATCGGTTAGTGCACATGGTCTTTGCGGCCTATATATCTACAGCCTTAGTTATTGCTTCTGTTGGGGCTTTACATTTATTGAGGTTAAATAAATCCGCTGTTGGGTCTGCTGCTGGAACATTTACCCAAGGCTCACGTCAAGCAGTCTGCCTGATGTTTTCTATGGCCTTGTGGATTCTTGCCATCCTTGTTCCGATGCAAATGGAGGCGGGTGATCAGCATGGTCTTAATACATTTAAATATCAACCTAAGAAAATTGCAGCAATTGAAGGGCATTACGAAGATGCAAAGCCTGCCGGACTGATGATATTTGGCATTCCGGATGACAAAAATAGAAAAATGGATTACGCCTTAGAGATTCCTTACTTAGGCAGCATTATTTTGACTCATTCACTAGATGGTGAAATCTTAGGTATGGATACCTGGCCTAGGGATGAAACTCCTCCAATGGCATTGCCATTCTTTGCTTTTCGAATCATGGTCGGGCTCGGTGTAATGATGTTTATTTTAGGAATGTGGAGCTTGTGGCTGCGACATAAAAAAACACTTTACGAAAAAACCTGGTTTTTAAAGTACGCATTAGTCATGGGTCCCGCAGGTTTTATTGCCGTGTTATCTGGCTGGGTTGTTACTGAAGTTGGGAGACAGCCTTATACCGTTTATAACTTGTTGCATACCACTCAATCACATTCACTCTTAAATGCTGCAACCGTTGGTACAACGCTAGTGGCATTCATTACGGTGTATTTTGTACTCTTTGGCATTGGGGTGTATTACATCTTAAGATTAATGAATCAAGGTCCAGCTGGTAGTGAGCTTGCCTCGACTCCAGTTACCCAATCAAAAAATGCAGTGTATGGATCGTATTTGCAAAATGTAGGCAAGGGAGATTCACATGAATCTTGA
- a CDS encoding cryptochrome/photolyase family protein, whose amino-acid sequence MKSPKRLVLVLGDQLDLNGAALKKLNFETDEVFMVESIDEAQYVWSHQAKIALFFSAMRHFARSLRALKYPITYIENTPLSIVDALKEKLQQDNIGRLICIEPGEWRLKQQIEKLASELSISLEMCEDDHFFCTHQEFIDWTAGKKELRLEYFYRLMRKRHNILVDAEGNPEGGQWNFDQDNRKPYPKKGPGMVDEPVLFEPDEITQEVIAFVKRTYPKHPGSLEAFRWPVNREQALEALNYFVEYRLRNFGVYQDAMWTDTPYGWHSILSSSLNLKLLNPREVIAAVLTAWKKYALDLSTVEGFIRQILGWREFVRGMYYLDMPGMAQDNYYGHERALPKWYWDGKTKMACMKDAIGQTLEYGYAHHIQRLMVTGNFALLAEILPSAVCDWYLAIYVDAIEWVELPNTAGMALFANGGRFTSKPYIASGAYIKRMSNYCGSCQYKPDVRYGENACPITTLYWNFLIKHRTQFESSPRTRLMTANLKRISDEDQGHIVAHADQILTHLDDL is encoded by the coding sequence ATGAAATCCCCTAAAAGGCTGGTCTTAGTTCTTGGCGACCAACTTGACCTAAATGGTGCTGCACTTAAAAAATTAAACTTTGAAACAGATGAAGTGTTCATGGTGGAGTCGATAGATGAGGCGCAGTACGTTTGGTCACACCAAGCCAAGATTGCCTTATTTTTTTCGGCAATGCGTCACTTTGCACGGTCTTTGAGGGCGCTTAAGTACCCGATCACTTATATCGAAAATACACCCTTATCTATTGTTGATGCATTAAAAGAAAAGTTACAGCAAGACAATATTGGGCGCTTGATTTGTATTGAGCCTGGTGAGTGGCGCCTCAAGCAGCAGATAGAAAAATTAGCAAGCGAGTTATCGATTTCACTGGAGATGTGTGAAGATGACCACTTCTTTTGTACACATCAAGAGTTTATAGATTGGACTGCCGGCAAGAAAGAATTGAGGCTGGAGTACTTTTACCGCTTAATGCGCAAGAGACACAATATATTGGTTGATGCTGAGGGTAACCCAGAGGGTGGTCAATGGAACTTCGACCAAGATAACCGTAAGCCCTACCCTAAAAAAGGTCCCGGCATGGTTGATGAGCCAGTCTTGTTTGAGCCAGATGAGATTACGCAAGAGGTGATTGCATTCGTTAAGAGGACCTACCCAAAACACCCGGGATCATTAGAGGCATTTCGTTGGCCGGTAAATCGTGAGCAAGCATTAGAGGCGTTAAATTATTTTGTGGAATATCGTTTACGCAACTTTGGCGTGTATCAAGATGCCATGTGGACTGATACTCCTTATGGCTGGCATTCAATTCTATCGAGCTCGCTCAATCTCAAACTGCTCAATCCTCGAGAGGTCATTGCTGCCGTCCTCACAGCTTGGAAAAAATACGCTCTAGATTTATCAACGGTTGAAGGTTTCATTCGTCAAATTCTGGGATGGAGAGAGTTTGTCCGGGGGATGTACTACCTAGATATGCCGGGAATGGCACAAGATAACTATTACGGACATGAGAGGGCTCTGCCTAAATGGTATTGGGATGGCAAAACCAAGATGGCTTGTATGAAAGATGCGATAGGCCAAACTCTGGAATACGGTTATGCGCATCACATTCAACGCCTGATGGTGACAGGCAATTTTGCTCTCTTAGCTGAAATCCTGCCGTCCGCAGTCTGCGATTGGTATTTAGCAATTTATGTAGATGCAATTGAATGGGTGGAGTTACCCAATACGGCGGGTATGGCTTTGTTTGCAAATGGCGGTCGCTTCACTAGTAAGCCTTACATCGCTAGCGGTGCCTACATCAAGCGGATGAGTAATTACTGCGGTTCTTGTCAGTACAAGCCAGATGTCCGCTATGGTGAAAATGCTTGTCCTATTACGACTTTGTATTGGAACTTTCTCATTAAGCATCGAACTCAGTTTGAATCTAGCCCACGTACACGCTTAATGACGGCCAACCTCAAAAGAATCAGTGATGAAGATCAGGGGCACATTGTGGCGCATGCTGATCAGATCCTTACTCACTTAGACGATCTATAG
- the scpB gene encoding methylmalonyl-CoA decarboxylase, whose protein sequence is MSAPITAAAPSSDALVLASIANSIGTITLNNSTRRNALSEVLLDQVIAALDDFKTKEVRVVILRAFEGATVWSAGHDIKELPQANQDPLGYSDPLERALRAVRAFPAPVIAMVHGSVWGGAFDLVASCDMIIADETCSFAITPANLGLPYNTTGLMHFLGRLPINLVKELFFTAAPIKGNDAYKWGIVNHLVPSAELEAFTTDFATKITKKAPLAISVAKEQLRILTDYQPIAAQIFEQLQEMRRTVYDSKDYTEGIQAFLQKRPAVFTGK, encoded by the coding sequence ATGAGTGCACCAATTACCGCGGCGGCACCAAGTTCCGACGCATTAGTGTTGGCGTCTATTGCCAATAGCATTGGCACGATTACCCTCAATAACTCCACACGCCGGAATGCACTTAGTGAAGTTCTATTGGATCAAGTCATAGCTGCTTTAGACGACTTTAAAACTAAAGAGGTTCGAGTGGTGATTTTGCGCGCTTTTGAGGGTGCGACTGTTTGGTCTGCTGGTCACGACATTAAAGAGTTACCTCAGGCCAATCAAGATCCATTGGGGTATTCAGATCCTCTCGAGCGAGCCTTGAGAGCTGTGCGCGCTTTTCCTGCTCCAGTTATTGCCATGGTTCATGGATCAGTATGGGGCGGTGCCTTTGATTTGGTGGCGAGTTGCGACATGATTATTGCGGATGAAACTTGCAGCTTTGCAATCACGCCTGCAAATCTCGGTTTGCCATATAACACTACAGGTTTAATGCATTTCCTTGGACGTCTTCCGATTAATCTTGTGAAGGAGTTGTTCTTCACTGCAGCCCCTATCAAGGGTAATGATGCGTACAAGTGGGGGATTGTGAATCATCTAGTCCCGAGTGCGGAACTAGAAGCATTTACTACGGATTTCGCTACAAAAATTACCAAAAAGGCGCCATTGGCTATTTCAGTGGCAAAAGAGCAATTGCGCATTCTCACTGACTATCAGCCTATTGCTGCACAAATTTTTGAACAGCTCCAAGAGATGCGTCGTACGGTATATGACAGTAAAGATTACACAGAAGGAATTCAAGCCTTCCTACAAAAACGCCCAGCTGTATTTACAGGTAAGTAA
- the cydB gene encoding cytochrome d ubiquinol oxidase subunit II, whose protein sequence is MNLDITLIWGGLLAFVVLAYIIFDGYDLGVGILIPLMRSDQERAQMLSSVRLWDANETWLVLGGGGLFAVFPLAYSIIFPALYLPLIGMLLSLVIRGVVSEFRWQNKQSAMIWDSLFFVGSFLAACFQGMILGALVQGIQVVDHAYAGGPLDWLTPFSVMTGIALALGYSLLGATWLVLKTDGELQNKAFSLIKVLGSLMVLMVGVVSLWTPFLKQDYLSRWFAWPQAIYVLPVPLLLAAAIFILFRAVNRRNTWVPFVATISIFLLSYIGLLISIFPYVVPDTITLWEAAAPLSSQKFLLPGTLILVPIILIYTTYAHWVFLKEEKA, encoded by the coding sequence ATGAATCTTGATATCACTTTAATTTGGGGTGGATTGCTCGCCTTTGTTGTTTTGGCCTACATTATTTTTGATGGTTATGACTTAGGTGTAGGTATATTGATTCCACTCATGCGCTCGGACCAGGAGCGGGCTCAGATGCTTAGTTCAGTCAGACTGTGGGATGCTAATGAAACCTGGTTAGTCTTGGGCGGTGGCGGTCTTTTTGCCGTCTTTCCCTTGGCATACTCCATTATTTTTCCGGCGCTCTACCTTCCGCTGATTGGCATGTTGCTCTCACTAGTGATTCGTGGGGTTGTATCTGAATTTCGTTGGCAGAACAAACAAAGCGCCATGATTTGGGACAGTTTATTTTTTGTAGGCTCATTCTTGGCAGCCTGTTTTCAGGGAATGATCTTAGGTGCACTTGTGCAAGGTATTCAGGTAGTTGATCACGCGTATGCGGGTGGACCATTAGATTGGTTGACACCTTTCTCGGTGATGACTGGGATTGCCTTAGCGCTTGGTTATAGTCTGCTGGGAGCTACTTGGCTTGTATTGAAGACAGATGGAGAATTGCAAAATAAAGCTTTCTCACTGATTAAGGTATTGGGCTCTCTGATGGTGTTAATGGTTGGGGTAGTGAGTCTTTGGACGCCATTCCTTAAACAAGATTATTTAAGTAGGTGGTTTGCTTGGCCACAAGCAATTTATGTACTTCCTGTTCCCTTATTATTGGCAGCAGCAATTTTCATTCTCTTTCGGGCGGTCAATAGAAGAAATACTTGGGTACCTTTTGTGGCTACCATCAGCATCTTTCTTCTGTCTTATATTGGCCTGTTAATTAGTATTTTTCCATACGTTGTTCCTGATACGATTACCTTGTGGGAGGCTGCAGCTCCGCTCTCGAGCCAGAAATTTTTGCTTCCAGGAACATTGATTTTGGTTCCCATTATTTTGATCTACACTACATACGCACACTGGGTGTTCTTGAAGGAAGAGAAAGCATGA
- a CDS encoding threonine/serine exporter family protein — protein sequence MQTIVEPLEFQLIRSCAEILFTNGQSTKKLVHDLQLIARKLGYESEVIPLWGGIFIELDGNNATKPSRTLMLNIQPSGVQMNKVKLATLVINQFIAGTLTLEQAIQGIKEVDQSPPCSLIRFIAMSAIGAASLGVIFGVADPKLLLLVMLSAGIGALLRRLTAKVSSNLYSQVLVASVFTGVFGSLAHAYQFSPANVFLFLCPCMILVPGPHLLNGIFDIARGNVGIGQSRLTYAITILLVICIGLVSSLVSHNQSLTQYAITSDLPLPYYLLAVCGAVAAYGSFFSMSWRDIIIPVFIGAVAFLPRYYLAFVDGYSVVMGVFIASLVAGLMAALLASKTQLPFAALAFSSVVAMIPGSYLFRMADYLFNFYQMGVNASAQESLLALNQGITAIVIVIAISIGVIFPKLCVDHFWDKRPNS from the coding sequence GTGCAAACAATAGTAGAGCCCCTAGAATTTCAGTTGATTCGATCATGCGCTGAAATACTCTTTACGAATGGCCAATCTACTAAAAAATTAGTACATGATTTGCAGTTGATTGCTCGTAAGTTGGGCTATGAGTCAGAAGTCATTCCCTTATGGGGTGGAATTTTTATTGAGCTTGACGGAAATAATGCTACCAAGCCCAGTCGAACACTCATGTTAAATATTCAACCCTCTGGCGTGCAAATGAATAAGGTGAAGTTGGCGACGCTCGTCATTAACCAATTTATTGCGGGCACCTTAACCTTGGAACAGGCAATCCAGGGAATTAAAGAGGTTGATCAAAGCCCCCCATGTTCTTTAATTCGCTTTATTGCAATGTCTGCTATCGGCGCTGCTTCTCTGGGTGTGATCTTTGGTGTGGCAGATCCCAAACTATTATTGCTGGTCATGCTCAGTGCTGGTATTGGTGCGCTACTGAGAAGATTAACGGCAAAAGTATCTTCTAATCTCTACTCGCAAGTCTTAGTGGCCTCCGTTTTTACTGGGGTATTTGGTTCACTAGCGCATGCTTACCAATTTTCTCCAGCAAACGTCTTCCTCTTTCTTTGTCCCTGCATGATTTTGGTTCCGGGACCGCATTTGCTCAATGGTATTTTTGATATTGCTCGTGGTAATGTGGGGATCGGTCAATCACGCTTGACTTATGCCATTACGATTTTATTGGTGATCTGTATAGGTTTAGTGAGCTCACTGGTTTCTCATAACCAGTCCTTAACTCAATACGCAATCACCAGTGACTTGCCGTTGCCATATTACTTACTCGCAGTCTGTGGTGCAGTGGCCGCCTATGGCAGCTTCTTCTCTATGTCTTGGCGAGATATCATCATTCCCGTTTTTATCGGAGCAGTTGCTTTTTTACCTCGTTACTACCTCGCCTTCGTTGATGGTTACTCAGTTGTCATGGGTGTCTTTATTGCCAGCTTGGTTGCTGGATTGATGGCTGCTTTGCTGGCGTCTAAGACCCAGCTCCCATTTGCAGCCTTAGCATTTTCTTCGGTAGTCGCAATGATTCCAGGATCTTATCTTTTTAGAATGGCTGATTACTTATTTAATTTTTATCAAATGGGTGTCAATGCTTCAGCTCAAGAGAGTCTGTTGGCCCTCAATCAAGGTATTACGGCCATAGTCATCGTGATAGCAATTTCTATTGGTGTGATATTCCCAAAATTGTGTGTTGACCACTTTTGGGACAAAAGGCCTAATTCTTAG
- the mqo gene encoding malate dehydrogenase (quinone) — translation MSNQNNMTEVDCALVGAGIMSTTLGVFLKEINPNLSIELVETLASEALESSGSWNNAGTGHAANCELNYTPLEPDGTVNISKALEVNVEFDLSRQFWSYLVKKGAIKDPSSFINPVPHMSFVQGDEHVSFLKKRHAAMSAHHCFHGMEYSEDPKQIAQWVPLVIQGRDPKEKIAATRIITGADVSYGSLTKNLMNYLKSLSGFKASFLEKVTHLKREADGRWCLTIVNQKTGNTRYVKAKFVFLGAGGATLTLLQESGIPESDGYAGFPVSGIWLRCDDQEIVSQHEAKVYGMAAVGSPPMSVPHMDTRIIDGKRSVLFGPYAGFSTKFLKTGSYFDLIKSIRPGNILPLIAVGLTNFGLVKYLVQQVLLTKKEHFDVLREFYPNVNPKNWYLEVAGQRVQIIKKDKAKIGILEFGTEIVESADSSIVALLGASPGASTAVFIMINVINRMEPTGLLPSDWKQKMQSIIESYGDSLITNAALCNKVRAETAPILGLHYIP, via the coding sequence TTGAGTAATCAGAATAATATGACCGAAGTGGATTGCGCATTAGTAGGTGCTGGCATTATGAGCACCACTCTGGGCGTATTTCTAAAAGAGATTAATCCAAATCTATCCATTGAATTGGTAGAGACCTTGGCCAGTGAGGCACTTGAAAGCTCTGGTAGCTGGAATAATGCAGGTACAGGACATGCTGCTAACTGTGAACTAAATTACACGCCCTTAGAGCCAGATGGCACAGTTAATATCTCTAAAGCGTTGGAGGTGAATGTTGAATTTGATCTCTCTAGACAATTTTGGTCTTACCTAGTTAAGAAGGGCGCGATCAAAGATCCATCCTCCTTTATTAATCCAGTGCCACATATGAGTTTTGTTCAGGGTGACGAGCATGTCAGCTTTCTGAAGAAGCGCCATGCAGCAATGAGTGCTCATCACTGCTTTCATGGCATGGAGTATTCAGAGGATCCTAAGCAGATTGCACAATGGGTGCCATTGGTCATTCAGGGTAGAGACCCAAAAGAAAAGATTGCTGCTACTCGAATCATTACAGGTGCCGATGTTAGCTATGGCTCATTGACTAAAAATTTAATGAACTACTTAAAATCTTTAAGCGGATTCAAGGCTTCATTCTTGGAGAAGGTTACGCATTTAAAGCGTGAGGCAGATGGTCGTTGGTGTCTGACTATAGTTAATCAAAAAACTGGTAATACGCGTTATGTGAAAGCCAAGTTTGTCTTCCTAGGTGCTGGCGGTGCAACGTTAACATTGTTACAAGAATCGGGTATTCCTGAGTCTGATGGCTATGCAGGATTCCCAGTCAGTGGAATTTGGTTGCGCTGCGATGATCAGGAAATTGTGAGCCAGCACGAAGCTAAGGTGTATGGAATGGCGGCTGTGGGCTCGCCACCAATGTCTGTTCCGCATATGGACACACGCATTATCGATGGCAAGCGCTCAGTGCTTTTTGGCCCCTATGCTGGTTTCTCGACCAAGTTTCTTAAAACTGGCTCCTACTTTGACTTAATAAAGTCTATTCGCCCTGGAAACATCCTGCCATTGATCGCTGTAGGGCTGACAAATTTTGGATTGGTTAAATATCTAGTTCAGCAAGTCCTGCTAACTAAGAAGGAGCACTTTGATGTGCTCAGAGAGTTTTATCCAAACGTCAATCCAAAAAATTGGTATCTCGAGGTAGCTGGTCAACGCGTACAAATTATCAAAAAAGATAAAGCAAAGATTGGCATTTTGGAGTTCGGCACTGAAATCGTTGAGTCTGCTGATTCATCCATTGTGGCTTTACTTGGCGCATCACCGGGTGCATCAACAGCAGTCTTCATCATGATTAATGTGATTAATAGGATGGAACCTACTGGGTTATTGCCAAGCGACTGGAAGCAGAAGATGCAAAGCATCATTGAATCGTATGGTGATTCTTTAATTACGAACGCTGCGCTTTGCAATAAAGTCCGAGCAGAAACTGCCCCGATATTAGGCCTGCATTACATTCCTTAA
- a CDS encoding DUF2474 family protein, which yields MMSKLKRGRPTLLKQVTWLCIIWTLSVLVLGSVSLLLRSILKN from the coding sequence ATGATGAGCAAGCTTAAAAGAGGAAGGCCTACTCTTTTAAAGCAAGTGACTTGGCTTTGTATTATTTGGACGCTTAGCGTTCTTGTACTGGGGAGTGTTTCCCTATTGCTTCGTTCAATACTCAAAAACTGA
- a CDS encoding CaiB/BaiF CoA transferase family protein, producing MSNSSLLSGVTVIDLSRVLAGPFSTMTLANLGARVIKVEIPGTGDDSRAFGPFHNGKSLYFASINCNKESIALNLKNPEDRAIFEKLLEKADILVENYRPGTMEKLGYGWGTLHAKYPKLIYGAASGFGDSGPYSKRAAYDMVVQGMGGVLSMTGYPNQPPARVGISIGDITAGLYLTIGLNAALYNRTVTKVGSKIDIAMLDCQVAILEDAIPAYDKTGEIPGPLGTRHPSIAPFQTFAAKDASIVIAAGNDHLFDLMTQALARPDLLTDARFKTNELRHENIDVLQKEMETTLAAKTVAEWLVALNTVGVPCGPINDVPHVIADPQVAARNMVIEVDDPVIGKVKTAGNPVKVVGAVDEVTLRPSPELDANRAAILAEFVGVGK from the coding sequence ATGTCTAATTCTTCTTTGCTTTCCGGCGTTACTGTTATTGATTTATCTAGAGTACTAGCCGGTCCTTTTTCTACCATGACCCTAGCTAATTTAGGTGCTCGCGTGATTAAGGTAGAAATTCCGGGAACAGGTGACGACTCTCGTGCATTTGGACCATTTCATAACGGCAAATCACTGTACTTCGCATCGATCAATTGCAATAAAGAAAGTATTGCGTTGAATTTAAAAAATCCTGAAGATCGCGCTATTTTTGAGAAGTTGCTTGAGAAGGCCGATATCTTGGTTGAAAACTATCGACCAGGAACGATGGAAAAGCTAGGTTATGGTTGGGGTACCTTGCATGCTAAGTATCCAAAATTAATTTATGGCGCTGCATCTGGTTTTGGTGACAGCGGCCCTTACTCCAAACGTGCTGCGTATGACATGGTGGTGCAGGGTATGGGCGGCGTGTTGAGTATGACTGGCTATCCGAATCAACCTCCTGCTCGCGTAGGTATTTCTATTGGAGATATCACTGCAGGATTGTATTTAACCATTGGCTTAAATGCTGCTTTATACAATCGCACAGTAACTAAAGTAGGCTCAAAAATTGATATCGCCATGCTTGACTGTCAGGTTGCCATTTTGGAGGATGCTATTCCCGCTTATGACAAGACTGGCGAGATCCCAGGCCCATTAGGCACTCGCCATCCTTCCATTGCGCCATTCCAAACCTTCGCTGCAAAAGATGCCAGCATCGTGATCGCTGCTGGTAATGATCATTTATTTGATTTGATGACTCAAGCATTGGCTCGTCCAGATTTATTAACGGATGCGCGCTTTAAGACTAATGAATTGCGTCATGAAAATATTGATGTCTTACAAAAAGAAATGGAAACCACACTTGCTGCGAAGACAGTAGCTGAGTGGTTGGTTGCGTTAAATACGGTCGGCGTTCCTTGTGGTCCAATTAACGATGTCCCTCATGTCATTGCAGATCCACAAGTTGCCGCACGAAATATGGTGATTGAAGTAGATGATCCCGTCATTGGAAAAGTAAAAACTGCTGGTAATCCTGTGAAGGTAGTGGGTGCAGTAGATGAGGTGACCTTAAGGCCTTCTCCCGAGTTGGATGCCAATCGTGCGGCTATCTTGGCTGAATTCGTTGGAGTAGGTAAATGA